AGATTCACGTTTTTATAAGGTCACTGTTTGACAGATGTCAGTGAATTCGTTTCGAAGGGCGTGCACTCGCGGCATTCTGTCGAGGTTTTCAATCGAACGCAAACCTATTTTCTATTTCGATcacgttatttattattgatttttaaataattaagcatACTTTCTTTGTTCTTCTAGAAGTATATATTTGATGGATGTGTATGTGAAAGCATTTAATGAAGATCAATATGTGATGATCACAAGACACGCTCACATGAAATGTAATGATAAGAAAGAAATAGAAAAAGGTTTACAGGAAGACTGGTATTGAGTCTTCCTTGAAGTAAAGCGTCATCCATGTCAAGCATAAATATAGAAAAGACGAAATGGATGCAACTCGTTCAATAGCTCGGTTCTGTTTGATAATATTACCATTATTAAAAACTCTTTGATAAGTAAagtattagaaaaaaacattaaatgtaacaattaagttttttaatctgttcttgatgaatttatataacctttaattgttaattagaataattattgtttatgtattttgatttgatagtaCTTTAGCAAACAGAGCCAAGCCGTTCGATTCAAACCTTGATAGTTCCGACGTGCTCAGCGAACAAAGGCGAGAAGTAGTTGCTCATTTCACTGGTCGGTATATCCGACACGCCTCGTGACTTCACTCGCTCTTTGATCCGCGAGTACACGCCACGAGAAAACACGAATacctaaacaatatttattatgaaaaaaaatatgtgtctgTGTCTGGATTCCTTTGATATTCAATCAGAGTCTATAAAAATTCAATCGAGGTATTATGAAATCTGTCGGCCTTTGTGCATAAGTATTGTTTGTTGCATTGCAAGACTGAGACGTTTAGTCAGTGTTGCCAACTTGAAAATTTTGTTGTGTTTAATCTCTTAACCTTGAACAGCTCAAGAATtaatatttggcggtagaataatcgGTAAAGTGGTACCTATTCAAATTAGAAATTCATAAATTCGATCATTATatactaactttttttatataatgatagtGAATCGAATCGATATTcaatcgagccgagatggcccagtggttagaacgcgtacatcttaaccgatgatttcgggttcaaacccaggcaggcaccactgaattttcatgtgcttaatttgtgtttataattcatctcgtgctcggcggtgaaggaaaacatcgtgaggaaacctgcatgtgtctaatttcaacgaaattctgccacatgtgtattccgccaacccgctttggagcagcgtggtgaaatatgctccaaaaccttctcctcaaagggagaggaggcctttatcccagcagtgggacatttacgggctgctaatgctaatgctagtgaatcgtatcgtatcgtaataaatgttcacaaaaaaatacaacaattaacATATGAGATATTCGAgcgttacaaacaaacaaaaataaaaatctctctTTCgctatatgtaaatacataaatatttatattcgtatGATGTTTAAgatgaataacaaaaatagtaattatatgaTTTGGATTTTTACAATGTAAAGAAGATCAACTCAACGATTAGTTATTATCATTGAAAAACGATAATCCGACGAGAATTATTTAACTTTGGTTTATATCTGAACATAAACATATAACGTAAGGATCATGGAAACGTGCTACCGCTAAGCAAAATATCCgcataatttgaaaacaatgtCACGTTACTTGAAGCGTTTCTTAAATGACAACATTTACATCGGTCACTGTTTCTCGGTTCATATATTACATAGGAAAGAAAAACGTTTATGTATGAAGTAacagatacaattaaattaattaacaactcttgagaataattaaaagataagaaaaaatagcattagaattagcagcctgtaaatttcccactgctgggctaaaggcctcctctccctttgaggagaaggtttggagcatatttcacgacactgctccaatgcgggttggtggaatacacgtgtggcagaatttcgttgaaattagacacatgcaggtttcctcacgatgttttccttcaccaccgagcacgagatgaattataaacacaaattaggcacatgaaaattcagtgtgcctgcctgggtttgaatccaaaatcatcggttaagatacacgcgttctaaccactgggccatctcggctcttatataagAGAAATAACTACGTTTgactaaaaacaataacaaaaaataagtttaattttcgtttataaatcCGTATATACTATCAAAGAGGAAAAAGTCGCCTGGAAAACGTCTAACGTCCTAACGTCTAaattccttacgtgacgatatcTACCAGTTCACTCTACCGTAAGACGCGTAAAAGAATTtagttctaaaaaaataataattcattaatagcTAAATTCATAGATAGTGTTCCgcgataataaatttatattattgacctGATTCTTAGTAATATTTTCACAGGCAGGTGTTAATCAACGCGTGGATACGTTGGATTTCGGGCAAGGCGAGTTCTGAATGAATCGTTTCTCGTCACCACGCAAGATATATCATACTAACAGCAAACagaggtgcactctctattccgttCACTGGATAATCTACAGGTGTAAATACTACCAACACCCTAACTCCTTGTTGTAATAAGAATTCCCTATATAACCGAACTATTTAATAGCGTTTTCTATTCGAAGGTTTCGAACTCGAAATCCATAGATTtctaatatatgaaatatgacATATCTattgtgattataaataatacaagtcCAGAAAAATGTCAACTGTTTTTATCTTACTTATATATTCCTCAATATATAGGGAACTTCTGCGTTTGCTTATAAACACTATTACGTTGTTGAGCGCGTTGCGTTACACGTGATTCTATCCGTTTATAAACGACTTAATCGTTATAGCATTTAAACCGCAATTTATAGTAGCTTAAGATAAAAtacgaaatagtttttttttggcaCACGCATGAGCTGTATCATCTtagaaataatatcatatttaattcttTACTGACAATTTTTGAATCCAAATCCTAGCTATACACAGGAAATTGTTTTACCAAATAATTCCTTATCAACGACATTCTCTGTGCatcctgtctgggtaggttccacctAAACGTCtgctattctaccgccaaatatacACTTCTAATTTCGGTGTTGCTGTTTAAAgtcagtgagtcagtgtaacaagTACAAAGGCTGTATGAGTATTGAGTAAGTCTATTTCTTACCTCATTACGATTAAAACACTAGCCTGACAgtatagaaattttatatttaggtagCCGATGATTAGAAAATATgagattaaagtaaaatataaaattgatgcaGATTAAGTCGCGAGGGACAGCTAGTAAGTCTTAAggtgtctatgggcagtgtaTGGTCACCCCATAACGACGAAGTCGCTCTTTTGCCCATTTGCCTTCCATTAATAAAACATCGCAATGTTCCACTGCTCATCAAAGACCTTTCTTTGTTTTCTCTTGGGGAGGAGACTTGGCAACTTTAGAACTTGACTAAGTTACTGAAATACGGTTTGGTGtactagtaaaattttattcgccacatgtaggtttccatcaccgccgagctcAACGCGGATTAAAACCACAAATCAATCACATAAAAACTTTAGATATCAAGCTTtaggaataaacaaaaaaatattgcgagtgtatttttattaaaatgatataataggTAACATAGTCTCACCTGATACAAGGAGTTACCCGTGATATATGACGCAATGTAGTGCGATCCATATTTCCTGATAAAGTCCGCTACGGACACCGTGTCtccaattttaatttcttctaTGGCTTCGTTCACCACGTCCTCGACTACGATGTTTGGAGGTAGATCTTTGAGTTTAGCTGTTTCACGGAACCTGAAATTGAGAGAGGTATGATCAGTGTCAGATTAACCACGTAGCAAGAGTAGCAATAACTAAGacagcccccccccccccccgaaAACTGGTCCCGCATATTTTAGCCCAATGATCTCTGcctaagtaatattttaaataatttgtgcaacgttatcaatatacaattattagtttcttattaaaattattctaaattgcCAGTAATTCTCGTCTttgaattttttacttttcagaGCCTAGCATGTCCTATAGTCTAGGCTATTAACTATCCACAAAAATGTAACCCATAGATGGCGTATACGTAACGTATTGagtattgaattgttttttttttaccatttttatacTTAAGAACCTATACCAGATCATGAACTTTGAGAGAATTTGCTACGGGCACCGCGCTTGCTTAATCCCGCACTGGGTATGATAGGATTATTTTGAGTTGAGATGTGTCTTTAGGTGCGATTATGATAACATTATAGATACAGATGCAacgcattaatttttatttttcattaaaatgcaAAAATGTATTGGTCAATACACAATTTCAGTCagcattaatacttttttttagagtaagttatatttttagcattattgtattatgataatcgtatttatataattatttttttgtattattagtaaGGATGACAATCACGTCATCACAAAAGATACTGCGACTTGTTAATGTTGAGAATTGAGAACAATGAATAGTATTACGGTAATTATTGGTATTTAATTTCCATTCGGTAGTAGTAAGAAGGTTTGTAGAATAAGGCACGTATTATTTCGTGTTATATTGTAATCGAGGACAGCTAATTAAATTAGTCAAACAATAaggttttttattgaaacgaatTGACGtcgtaatattttctaattacgAAAACTCTGCTATGATAattaaatgtgatttttatGCTGTTAAAATTATTCCTAAAGCACGagaggtattaaaaaaaagatacgaTTTTTTACTGTAACTAAcggtttcaaaaaaatataaaatgtcatcAAAGCAATCATGATcatatggaaataaaataagttaaatgatTTCACAATGTGTATCACCTAGAAACCCTTACGAGGACGTAGCAATGGTCACCATTGATGAATGAAGAATTGATACCAAGATTACGGGCCATGATATCCGTGGGCCAGCCAGCGGTGAACGCTCGCCATGGACGCTCTAATCTGAAaggatattattgaaatttaacgtaaaattcaattaatcaacgcttaagtattaataaagaacGTTCCTCATGTAAACTATTGGAATATGCGTTTATTAAACAACGGCATATGACCGTTCTATTCTGAAAtgtgtaaatactttttttttttaaatataatttggctGACTTTTAGATGTCAAAGGAATCTTGTATCCATCTCTACATGGCTTCATATTATGTTCAAACTTGACATCGCTATTGTAACAGTAAAACAAAAGTATCTTACTATCGTTAAAACTGCATCAAGTAAGTATTTGAACGTTTGTTATTGAATTACAAAAAACTGTGGATCGGGTGTTTTTTTACCTTTCAAAACTAAAATCCCTAAAATATGCTTGAAGTAGTTGCTTCAAGTTATCGCAAAATTCCATATGAAAGTCTCCATCGAACAGCGTCTTGGCTTGACGCGGTTTTGGCGCGACCACAAAGCGTTCCGTGTCCTGGAACACGCTGACCGTCGGCTCACGGAAAACCCACCCGTCCGTGTCATTCCGCGGAACCACCCGCATGCAAATACTGAGGTAGCCATATCTGAAAaataacatatgtatttataattgtcagatattattaactttaaatatgaatattcagAAGGTTAAAAAAGTAACTGGTAGTAGATGACCACTCCACTCCcattaaggagaaggtttggagcttacttCACACTGCTCCGTTAGGGGTTGGtaggtacaaaaaaaataatgaaattagacaattagtaaaatttacacGAGCAAATCACATTTGAATTCAGtaccaatgaaaataaaaaatcatttaggtaaagtaacatttaatttgtttatttaagtccggtgtaacatttaatttgtttatttaatcgtGGGTCGATTGATGATAATCGACCCACGATTTCTTCACAATATTTACCGtcataaactcaaattaagcatgAGATCATCACCATCAGTTGGAGTTACTAGAACTCAAACTcgcattatttaataacaattcagATGTTTTATCTACCGGGCCATCAATATCCATAACTACATGCTAAGGgcagagattattttttttaatttccataatTGACTTCAGACCTATGTCATAGTGATTgcgattttgataatatttccgATAGATATGTCATGTGGACGCGGCTTTATCGCTGTAATTAAAAATCCATATTTTTCCACgttgataattgttttataataaatatttgtgaaatattaCATCATAACAAAACATTTGTTGTCGCTAGAAAAACATATAAGATATGGAATAACTTCTCGtatgtttttttctaaatatttcctGTATTATCGTTTAGTATGCATTAAAAAATCCAATAGTTTTTAggaaacaatttcaatataacgACTTAAATTCCAACAATATAACGTACTCAACATTTTGGAGTGGTTTCTGGTCTCATTCTCGACGAGcttagaattattttgtttaaatacttataaactgactataatgtataaaagtatgataaaaaattaacccAAATGAGCCCTTAAGTCTCTTAGTAATAAGAGCGTGTTTCGATTGATTTTTAAACTAGTTTATTTCCAAAGTACATACAAACGAAtatggtaataaaataataaatagttgctATGAAATATGAATACCTAGTATTGCATTGTTAgaattacaataacattaaatagttTGTAGCTATTAGCCTTAAAAGGCATTATAAGCTCTTTTTATAATTGGCGCTTAACCCGATTAAATTCCATGCACATATTGTTACAAATGCCTTTATAATGTTTCGGTCGCTTGTCCTAAACGTAGATTCAAAACAGTACTTATTTTTTCCCATCCTCAtgcctttttatcatctatattgtattttatcgaataataagcataatttgtaaatattttattgccctGAGATTTTGGGtactatttatagaataaatgaaggtgaattaaattatatatagagcAACACATActtgacaatattatttataaacataaatatgatCTTTGGCAAGTACTAGGAACTCATAAGAGTTGAGAAGTTATCACTTTATGATTGCTGACAAAGAACTATAAAAATTCTCAGGTGTTCCTTTTTCGTTAGTGAAGCGAATTAAGCCTTCCTGAACGttacgttataatatatataaacgcaacaatatatttatggataaattaattagttattatacgtcataattttattttacaggcCAATggatacttttgtttttttttgtcaagatTTCTTCACCATCaatctgaatttaaaatttgggTAGTATTTACAGGGGCccaatctttactaatattataaatgcgcaTGTTTTATGTGCATGTTTGTGACTCTTTCACGCAAACACtgctgaatggattttaatgaaactttacaataatatagctcaAATTGAAaagatattgtgtgaataataccTGAGAACCAATCTCTGAAACGCGAACGAAGCAGCGGGCGAAAAGTAGTTCTACTAATAAATTGTcagtttatcgcaatcgaatcgaaatataGTCGTTGCGTTTCGTAACTCCAGGTAGAATTGGTCCAtagttacgattaagctgaaattattttttgtcaggAATAGTTGAAGTtgggttaaaataaaatctggaACGTATATCGTATAACCGTTATACATTAGTAGAATTTGCCCTCAGTACCTTGGAAAGCAAATAAACTGGTCCTGAACTTGAACTCTTTAAGCCTTAAGGGCGTGCTGGACCAGCCACTGGATTATGAGAGTATACTAGAAGGGATTACAGGCTGTATATACCTATGTTCAGTCTTATATTTGACAACTATAATATATCCAATGCTCGCTATTATCCGTTAAGTATGGCTGCAGTGAATGATTTTG
This window of the Vanessa atalanta chromosome 21, ilVanAtal1.2, whole genome shotgun sequence genome carries:
- the LOC125072400 gene encoding torso-like protein isoform X2, which translates into the protein MVRLPVLLLAVALCRAATLDSELGVGKSINIFMRYGYLSICMRVVPRNDTDGWVFREPTVSVFQDTERFVVAPKPRQAKTLFDGDFHMEFCDNLKQLLQAYFRDFSFERLERPWRAFTAGWPTDIMARNLGINSSFINGDHCYVLVRVSRFRETAKLKDLPPNIVVEDVVNEAIEEIKIGDTVSVADFIRKYGSHYIASYITGNSLYQVFVFSRGVYSRIKERVKSRGVSDIPTSEMSNYFSPLFAEHVGTIKVASGNKTVESWAMKRLRVHYYIFSYPSLLKLHGEPTLLRNLDTLLGNEALLQLELKTLSPAFKDTKKRKWFEEVIDNYLKLWESNM
- the LOC125072400 gene encoding torso-like protein isoform X1, with the translated sequence MVRLPVLLLAVALCRAATLDSELGVGKSINIFMRYGYLSICMRVVPRNDTDGWVFREPTVSVFQDTERFVVAPKPRQAKTLFDGDFHMEFCDNLKQLLQAYFRDFSFERLERPWRAFTAGWPTDIMARNLGINSSFINGDHCYVLVRVSRFRETAKLKDLPPNIVVEDVVNEAIEEIKIGDTVSVADFIRKYGSHYIASYITGNSLYQVFVFSRTAYSMIKERLKSKGVADITAKELEGYFSPWQAKHIGQIKVASGNKTVESWAMKRLRVHYYIFSYPSLLKLHGEPTLLRNLDTLLGNEALLQLELKTLSPAFKDTKKRKWFEEVIDNYLKLWESNM